The Meriones unguiculatus strain TT.TT164.6M chromosome 1, Bangor_MerUng_6.1, whole genome shotgun sequence genome has a segment encoding these proteins:
- the Fam204a gene encoding protein FAM204A isoform X2 — translation MWSGLLPPGLNESDVESNSEDEAILENPELSELNLQEDGKTDSSRKPKMSDFPACKSKAETETDTNAYDKCPSGIPLNMWNKFQELHKKNSEQKNSTSRFRQKKRKRSKKGKLKNEKESQSEQSSSETQWKELTQYFGANDRFEPPVKQKKVEKSGLEKRIDQAVEEWDVEKAEELSNQLATRELGVKVAKAIACHKFVKAKKEAENSQAARKKKKLAWGFEAKKRWETKSNMGYM, via the exons ATGTGGAGTGGGCTGTTACCTCCTGGGCTAAATGAAAGCGATGTTGAATCAAATTCTGAAGATGAAGCCATACTAGAGAACCCAGAACTTTCAGAACTTAACTTacaggaagatggaaagactgACAGCAGTAGGAAGCCAAAAATGTCAGACTTCCCAGCATGCAAGTCAAAAGCTGAAACAGAGACTGACACAAATGCATATGACAAATGTCCTTCTGGAATTCCCCTAAACATGTGGAAT AAATTTCAAGAATTgcataaaaaaaattctgaacaGAAAAATTCAACATCAAGattcagacagaaaaaaagaaaacgcTCCAAAAaag GCAAATTGAAGAATGAAAAGGAATCTCAGAG TGAGCAGTCCTCAAGTGAAACCCAGTGGAAGGAGCTTACTCAATATTTTGGAGCCAATGATAGATTTGAACCCCCGGTTAAACAGAAAAAAGTTGAGAAG tcagGCCTTGAAAAGAGGATAGACCAGGCTGTGGAGGAATGGGATGTTGAGAAGGCTGAAGAGCTGAGCAACCAGCTAGCTACTCGAGAG CTCGGTGTAAAAGTTGCCAAAGCAATTGCTTGCCACAAGTTTGTTAAAGCCAAAAAGGAGGCTGAAAACTCACAGGCTGCTCGAAAGAAGAAGAAGCTGGCATGGGG GTTTGAAGCAAAGAAGAGATGGgaaaccaaaagcaacatgggatATATGTAA
- the Fam204a gene encoding protein FAM204A isoform X1: MRRHNVGRMLRWPPSRCFLLEEKMWSGLLPPGLNESDVESNSEDEAILENPELSELNLQEDGKTDSSRKPKMSDFPACKSKAETETDTNAYDKCPSGIPLNMWNKFQELHKKNSEQKNSTSRFRQKKRKRSKKGKLKNEKESQSEQSSSETQWKELTQYFGANDRFEPPVKQKKVEKSGLEKRIDQAVEEWDVEKAEELSNQLATRELGVKVAKAIACHKFVKAKKEAENSQAARKKKKLAWGFEAKKRWETKSNMGYM, encoded by the exons ATGAGAAGGCACAATGTTGGCAGGATGCTAAGATGGCCGCCGAGCCGCTGCTTCCTGCTCG AAGAAAAGATGTGGAGTGGGCTGTTACCTCCTGGGCTAAATGAAAGCGATGTTGAATCAAATTCTGAAGATGAAGCCATACTAGAGAACCCAGAACTTTCAGAACTTAACTTacaggaagatggaaagactgACAGCAGTAGGAAGCCAAAAATGTCAGACTTCCCAGCATGCAAGTCAAAAGCTGAAACAGAGACTGACACAAATGCATATGACAAATGTCCTTCTGGAATTCCCCTAAACATGTGGAAT AAATTTCAAGAATTgcataaaaaaaattctgaacaGAAAAATTCAACATCAAGattcagacagaaaaaaagaaaacgcTCCAAAAaag GCAAATTGAAGAATGAAAAGGAATCTCAGAG TGAGCAGTCCTCAAGTGAAACCCAGTGGAAGGAGCTTACTCAATATTTTGGAGCCAATGATAGATTTGAACCCCCGGTTAAACAGAAAAAAGTTGAGAAG tcagGCCTTGAAAAGAGGATAGACCAGGCTGTGGAGGAATGGGATGTTGAGAAGGCTGAAGAGCTGAGCAACCAGCTAGCTACTCGAGAG CTCGGTGTAAAAGTTGCCAAAGCAATTGCTTGCCACAAGTTTGTTAAAGCCAAAAAGGAGGCTGAAAACTCACAGGCTGCTCGAAAGAAGAAGAAGCTGGCATGGGG GTTTGAAGCAAAGAAGAGATGGgaaaccaaaagcaacatgggatATATGTAA
- the Fam204a gene encoding protein FAM204A isoform X3, with the protein MSFWNSPKHVECKLKNEKESQSEQSSSETQWKELTQYFGANDRFEPPVKQKKVEKSGLEKRIDQAVEEWDVEKAEELSNQLATRELGVKVAKAIACHKFVKAKKEAENSQAARKKKKLAWGFEAKKRWETKSNMGYM; encoded by the exons ATGTCCTTCTGGAATTCCCCTAAACATGTGGAAT GCAAATTGAAGAATGAAAAGGAATCTCAGAG TGAGCAGTCCTCAAGTGAAACCCAGTGGAAGGAGCTTACTCAATATTTTGGAGCCAATGATAGATTTGAACCCCCGGTTAAACAGAAAAAAGTTGAGAAG tcagGCCTTGAAAAGAGGATAGACCAGGCTGTGGAGGAATGGGATGTTGAGAAGGCTGAAGAGCTGAGCAACCAGCTAGCTACTCGAGAG CTCGGTGTAAAAGTTGCCAAAGCAATTGCTTGCCACAAGTTTGTTAAAGCCAAAAAGGAGGCTGAAAACTCACAGGCTGCTCGAAAGAAGAAGAAGCTGGCATGGGG GTTTGAAGCAAAGAAGAGATGGgaaaccaaaagcaacatgggatATATGTAA